tttgccaacattttctatagaaataaaattttgacaagattttctataggaataatattttgacaaagttttctatagaaataaaattttgacaaaattttctatagaaataaaagttgaaaaaatttctatagaaataaaaatttgaaaaaaattctatagaaataaacttttgacaaaattctctatagaaataaaatttcgacaaaatttgttatatatgtttgtatgaatttatttcggcataagccagctatcataaaccttttttcggaaggttcaagtgtggtttaccatagtgcactgcctgaatttattctgataattggttgattgttttgctgcaagtagaggatgctgatgaggaatgtggtaattccgaaacgtgcgtccatccaaccatcttgcagtctatagggctttgcccaaataaatttgacaaacattcttttcctctgttggttaagctactcttgtagttcagTCAACGcagtggttttaaagctgagatcaaaacaacaaatgtgattgaagtacaaacccataataaaaaacaaaacacgaaggaaatcaaattttgaaaaaattgtctaagaaataaaatgttgacaaaattgtctaagaaataaaattttgacaaaatattctatcaaattaaaattttgacaaaattttctatagaaataaaatgttgacaagattttctgtagaaaaaaatattgacaaaattttctttgggaagaaaatttttacaaaattttctatggaaagaaaatttagacaaaattttcgacggcagacttttcaaatttcataattcgtaaaaaaataccaacatgCTTAACATTATAGTGATCATGCATACCTATACGTTGCAGTCCAATTAACAGCATCGGGTACTTTAACATTTTGTGTGTGATAGGGACACTCCAAATGATATAGCATGGTAACCTGTCGGGAGTTTGCAGGTCTTCTTATGCCCGTGGGTATATAATGATCCTTATATAGAATCATATCAGCTGTATTGGCCTGATCACGTGAAGCTGTTATAGTACAAGTGTCCACAGGACATTTTGAACGTAGGAAGACATCACGACCTAAGTGAAATGTAGACAAGAGATAATAATATTATTAAGAGATAAAAAACATTCCGGTAGAAGACGAAATTACTCACCAGCTTTCACATTCCAGGGACCCAAACCATTATATAGGAGTATAGTTTTCAATTTCCCACTTGATTTAATCTCCTCATAATTGGGTGGCACATACATCAATTGATTGATGATACGATCGCTGTGGGGATCTTGGAATGGAAACAATTTCGATCCCTGAAGATGGGCCTTTTTACCGCGGCGTTTTTTGGGAATTTTCGCCGGTTTAGGATAATAATCGCCTTCTTTGAAAAACCATGGCTTGGGCATGGGTTCCATGGCAGCATTGGAAGCTAATGGATTTTGTTGTAATTGTTGTTGGGAGTGAGAATGCTGAATCTGTTGCTGCTCGCTATCAGGGGGATCGGCCTCTGTCTGTGGTGTTTTCGTGGTGGTTGGTTTGCCATgatcaaaatttgcttttgctCCATCAGCATTTGTGGATCTTTCAGTTTCTTCCTCTTCATCGTACTTCTCATTATAATCATCCACTTGGTTTTGTTCGACATGTTGTTGATGCTGTTGCAGCAATGATAGAGATGATGATTGTGAAGAGTTTTTTGATTTCCATAcctcacgttccctgtaaaaagGAATGTTATCAGTAAAATTAGTCTGTCGTTTAGATCTAGTAATGGAGTAGTAATCTACAAAGATTTTCATATTTCGGAAAAACGTGGGTCTATGAGAATCATATCCACAAGAACCTTAGATAATACTAAATCCCCGACTAGTTGACTTATTGTCACGGCTTATGTGGGACTTTGAGAAATCAGAACTCTAGAAATACAGGTGAAAAGTGAGAAGGTCATGCTGACtaccaaatattgataaaaatcccACGTCGTCGGGATCTCAGCACTCGATTGACCCGATGGGTCCAACACATTGTATcagtgatatagaaataaaattttgcaaaaatttctatagaaataaaattttgacaaaattttctattgaaataaaattttgacaaaattttctatagaaataaaatgttgacaaaattttctatagaaataatattttgacagaattttctatggaaataaaattttgacaaaattttctatagaaataaaatttcgacaacattttctatagaa
This is a stretch of genomic DNA from Haematobia irritans isolate KBUSLIRL chromosome 4, ASM5000362v1, whole genome shotgun sequence. It encodes these proteins:
- the FucTA gene encoding glycoprotein 3-alpha-L-fucosyltransferase A, translating into MRRPKISLKKYFYFTIICALLLIFLYNFKEREVWKSKNSSQSSSLSLLQQHQQHVEQNQVDDYNEKYDEEEETERSTNADGAKANFDHGKPTTTKTPQTEADPPDSEQQQIQHSHSQQQLQQNPLASNAAMEPMPKPWFFKEGDYYPKPAKIPKKRRGKKAHLQGSKLFPFQDPHSDRIINQLMYVPPNYEEIKSSGKLKTILLYNGLGPWNVKAGRDVFLRSKCPVDTCTITASRDQANTADMILYKDHYIPTGIRRPANSRQVTMLYHLECPYHTQNVKVPDAVNWTATYRRDSDIVAPYEKWTYYDDRIRQQEQDRNYAANKTKKVAWFVSNCGARNGRLQFAHELGKYIDVDIYGACGNYKCSRVNADKCFEMLDRDYKFYLAFENSNCRDYITEKFFVNALNRNILPIVMGARPEDYEVSAPQRSYIHVDEFASASELADYLHILDNDEKLYNSYFNWKGTGEFINTYYWCRVCSALHDEDSLKKPRWYTDVNDWWRGAGVCTNGSWRNFKARKDVITDD